The nucleotide sequence GGACGGCGTGCAGGCATTCATCGACTACGTGCGGGCGGCCGAGGGCACGGTCACCGTCATTGCCATCGGCCCCGCGCCGAGCGTGGCGGCGGCGGTGCAGCGGGCGCCGGACATCGCGCGGAAGTGCCGTCTGCTGGGCATGCACGGCAGTTTCGATATCGGTTACGGCGGTAAGCCGCATCCGGATGCTGAATACAACGTCAAGGCGGATGTGGCCGCGTTTCGGGCGCTCATGGCCGCTCCGTGGCAGTCGATTGCACTCACCCCGCTCGATACGTGTGGATTGGTCGCCCTCGACGGTGAAAACTACCACCGCGTGTGGAGGGCGACGGATGATCCGCTGGCCCGGGCGGTGATTGAGAACTACTGTCTCTGGGCACCGCGCCAGACGTGGCTGAACTGCGATTTTTTTGCGGTCCGATCCACCACCCTCTTCGACAACGTGGCGATCTACATGGCCTACGCCGACGCGTTTCTTGAATACGAAGAGATCGCCTTCGAGGTGACGGATGAAGGCTTCACCGTGCGCGACCCGGACGGCCCCTATCGCGCTCAAGTCGCGGTGCGCTGGCGTGATCTGCCGGGATTCTATCGTCACCTCACGCAACGATTGGTGGAAGATTCAACCGCGCGTTGAACCTGAAAGCGTCGGGCTGAATTGCATTGGCCGCCATTGATTCACATAGTCCCGACCATGCCCCATGAAATTTCGACTCCGGTCTCTCGTCGCTCCTTTATCCAGCACACCATGATCGGCGCGGCCGGCATGGGTCTGGGGCTCACCGCCATGGGGCAGAGGGAGCGTCGCAAACTCGGCGTGGCACTCATCGGTCTCGGCGGTTACTCGACCGGGCAACTGGGGCCGGCGCTGCGCGAAACCAAGTTCTGTGAACTCCGCGGGGTGGTGACGGGAGATGCCGCCAAAGGCCGCCGGTGGGCGCGCGACTATGGATTTCCAGAATCGAGTGTCTACCACTACGACACCATGGCTGCGATCGCGGACAACCCGGAGATCGACATCGTTTACAGCGTCACGCCGCCGGGTTTGCACCTGCGCGATGTGTTGGCGGGAGCGGTGGCGGGCAAACACGTCATCTGTGAAAAGCCCATGGCCGTCAGCGTCGAGGAATGTGATCAGATGATCGCCGCTTGCGAGGCCGCCGGGGTGCAGCTGTCGCTGGGTTATCGCCTGCATTTTCATCCGTATCACCAGCAAGTGAAGACCTTTGCCGCCGAGCAGGCGTGGGGTGGCCCGATCAAGATGAGCGGTGGGTTCGGTTACCGTATGGGCTCGGCGTGGGAATGGCGCGTGGACAAGGCCCTCGCCGGTGGCGGCCAACTCATGAACACGGGCATCTATGTCATTCAATCGGCGCTCATGGCGAAGGGGGAGATGATGCCGGTGGCCGTCACCGCGCACGAACCGCCCAAAACGCGCCCCGAGTATTTCAACGAAGTGGAGGAGACGATTAACTTCACCCTCGAATGGGCGGACGGTTCGCGCCTCGAAGGCACCAGCAGCGGTGTGCAGGGTTCGAACGATTTCGAAGCCGTGGCACCGGATCATCGGGTTCGGATGGCCCCCGCCTATTCCTACGACCGGCTGCGCATGGAACTCGACCGTGAGCCGCAGCCACCGCTGGACGGCTTCTTCCAGCAGGCGGCGCAGATGGATGCGTTCGCCGCGTCCCTCCTCAACGGTCAGCAGACGATCCTGCCCGGCGCGATGGGACGCCGCGACATGCAGATCATTACCGCCATTTACGAAGCGTCTCGCACGGGGAAACGTGTGACGCTCACGTGAGCGGAGTCACGGTTCGTCG is from Synoicihabitans lomoniglobus and encodes:
- a CDS encoding nucleoside hydrolase, translated to MPGVLKLHVLGALGALLMAVGEVGAAPHPTVLSTDIGGDIDDTWALAHLLRSPELDLDLVLTETGESRYRAMVAAKFLEVAQRTDVTVALGVDFGVMSDADRHQGPWVQGYDLDAYPGQVAEDGVQAFIDYVRAAEGTVTVIAIGPAPSVAAAVQRAPDIARKCRLLGMHGSFDIGYGGKPHPDAEYNVKADVAAFRALMAAPWQSIALTPLDTCGLVALDGENYHRVWRATDDPLARAVIENYCLWAPRQTWLNCDFFAVRSTTLFDNVAIYMAYADAFLEYEEIAFEVTDEGFTVRDPDGPYRAQVAVRWRDLPGFYRHLTQRLVEDSTAR
- a CDS encoding Gfo/Idh/MocA family protein encodes the protein MPHEISTPVSRRSFIQHTMIGAAGMGLGLTAMGQRERRKLGVALIGLGGYSTGQLGPALRETKFCELRGVVTGDAAKGRRWARDYGFPESSVYHYDTMAAIADNPEIDIVYSVTPPGLHLRDVLAGAVAGKHVICEKPMAVSVEECDQMIAACEAAGVQLSLGYRLHFHPYHQQVKTFAAEQAWGGPIKMSGGFGYRMGSAWEWRVDKALAGGGQLMNTGIYVIQSALMAKGEMMPVAVTAHEPPKTRPEYFNEVEETINFTLEWADGSRLEGTSSGVQGSNDFEAVAPDHRVRMAPAYSYDRLRMELDREPQPPLDGFFQQAAQMDAFAASLLNGQQTILPGAMGRRDMQIITAIYEASRTGKRVTLT